Part of the Quercus robur chromosome 5, dhQueRobu3.1, whole genome shotgun sequence genome, CCACTGGTTGAGTTGGACATACCTCTCCTCAATAATGAGATATAGCCTAAACTTggaagaatttttatttatatgttttatatattgGTTTCAATGTTGAGCACATATAATAGCCACAGATCCACTTTATTATGCATTATCCCCATATCTGTGTCCGTGTTATATCCATACCCGTATCCGTACTATGCATCTTAAGTTTGTTGCATTTCGACTTCTACTGGGACTGAAGATAGTTTGAACACTGGAGTGTCAAAAGTTGTACCTAATAACCGCCTGAAAGAGTATTCATTTGCACCTTATGTCTCTGCCAGAGTTGGAGCTCTTCTTGGATTTTTGATACAGAAGTATCTTACAAGTCTAACTGCCTTCTTCCAAGTACTCTCTTCACCTGGAGTTATGTTTCCTTCGAAAGCATTGTGATGTTGCTGACGACTTATAAATAAGCGAACTAGGAATAATAAAAGACAAATGGTAGAAGTGACGAAAGATATTAGAAAGAGAACCCCAAAGCTTTGGAGGCTCAAGCTTTCAGGTTCGCTGGAAGTTATGTTGGCTGAGCACTCATTTTGGGGATTTAACCATGTTTTCTCTAGTCTCATTATAGTTCCATCCTCCAACAACTTAAGAATTGCTTCAGAAAAATCCCTTGTAAATGGCGAGCCTCTCTGGAAGACCTGGGTGGGAAGAAAGATAAAGATTTATATTAGATTCCTTCATAGTAAAACTGaagttatttattaaaatagataagagCGACCGATTGTTTATTAAGCCAAGAGTTTCTTTATTTGCTTGGCTGGAAAGGAATAAATCTATGTACACAAAGATAACGTATCTTCTGTGCCTAGTATATGGAGTGGGTACATGAGATAATTATTGGtacaaaacatatattttatCACTTATTGTCCTACCAGTTGTAATTAGTGGGTGAAAACCTTGATAAGTTGTGAgtaaaaatttgtgaaataagTGCTCTAACATTCCTTACTTAGAATCTGTTTGGATACTGATTAttgttaaaaactgaaaactgaaaatactgcaataaaataatttttaaatgtgcgAATAGCGCTGTGAAAtccaattttaaataaaaagttgcTGAATGAAAATACTTGTAGGTCCCACGAACAGTGCACAAGACCCACATAAAAAAAGGGCTAGGAAACGTGCAAAACGCGCTTTCCAAACGGAGGCTTAGAATCTAAACAACAATATATGAGTAGTTCTAGGAccacaaattatttcacaactTTAACGTGGCAGATTGTGAGTGGTTGACTATCACATATACATGAacctattattttttctttaccaataATACTCTACCACATCATAGTTGggacaaaaaattgtaaaaaattatgtagTCCTAGATTTTTTCACAATATATACATGCGTAGAAAAGGAAAGGGGGTGCATGCGCACATGAACTCGTGTTTGTATTGGTAGATTCGTTTAATCAGTATCACACATGAGACGTATATTTGTGCGTCCAATTATGTATCTCTCTTGCATCATTCTAAGCATAAGAATTAACTTGAACAGAAATCATAAAAACTAAACTAAGGATTAAATCAGTTAATACTCACAAAGCCCAATCCTCCAAATCCGTGAGTATGTAGTCTGGTACTAGTGTAATCCTTGCAATTCTTATTAAGGAAAATTTCCTCATATGGGAATTCAAGAAAGAcagcaaatattttctcttgtttgAAAAGCTTGGAGTGCTTTATGTCTATGATCTTGATATTCTGTTCCTTGAACTCAAACACGTTCACCAGGTATTTCTTTACTGACAAATTGATACAGCAAACTGGTAAGTTGTTCTTCTTTAACAACTCCATATAATTTGGTTCCAGCTTTTGCACAGTGAGCATTGAAGATAGACTAGCGGTATAGCTCGAGGTTAGGATCAATACGACAAAAAGCCACACTCCCATCACCAAACGTGTCAAGTTGTTATGGATATTCTCCCCTGCAACATGAAACCATGTGCTAGCTATGAGTACTTTCTATAAGAACTTGGCAACGGTATTGAATGAATGAATGCCGTGCTTGGCTCCTTTCATTGTATTGTATTTATAAGTGCAAATTACATGTGTCTATCCAATTTGTTTCtatctaaatttatttaagtcaTCAAATAACAGAACATATCCTAACAGAAtttcaaaatacataaaaacttCTTCAACATAGCATTATCACCTGCAGTCTTTATCTTGTTACTGTAGGGATGTAGATAAGAGTTCTGATTCAATACTACGCgtttctccaaaaaagaaaaactcggTAAAGTAATGTTTTCCCTTCAAAACATTGACTGCTGCAGATAGCTATGAGTTTGGAAAAGGGGCTTTGGTAAGTCCGTTAATAGAGTGAAGGGCGGAGATATCAAAGTGCGGCGGATAAACTACTTTCTGTCTCtgttccctttctctctctctctctctctctctctttctctttctttaagTTTAACTTGTCAACCTGTCCCTGGTCCCATTTTGCTCAACTAACTTAATTCTCACCCTCTCTCTTCGGAATTCGGAGCTATTTCATGTGTGATTAGTTCTATGGGATTAAACCACGATGATTATTACTCTTCGAGTAGTGCTTATGGGACTTGGGTTGCGAGGGGTTAAGAGACAGGATTTAAATCTCTAAAAGAAAactttatatacatatatactaGATTAAATTAGAGGGGGAATTtctatcatatataaataaataaataagttatatgctattaatttttcaaaaagtattttttggtagaaacctcaaaataaaaatagaattattttcaataatttctataTTGCTTCTTAAGTTCTTAATTGTGTTTATTTAACTTAACATGAGATATAATTGTTTCCgaaaataagttatatttttaataaggttTTTCATAGAccaaagtagtttttttttttttcttccttctgaAGGTACCAAAGACAGAATAACAAAGAAAACTATATTCACAAAAGGTTTTTCATCGAAACAAACAGATCATTAGTTTTTTACCAGACTATTCTACTATGTGTGTATGAAAAATCTCTGGCTCTATTCTTAAGATTGATACTTACTATGTGCAAAAAACAGAGAGGAGAAAGTGAACCAGAGTGCAGCGCTAATCTGATTCCTCCACGAGCCACTGAATTCTGGATTGGATTGGTGCTCCAACAACCAAACTATGAGCACTGTGTATGTTAAGATGGCACTAGTCACCAACCACATGTCCCAGGTGAAAGGCTTTGTAAACGTAAATGCTGACCCTACAGGTTTAGCCGGAGCTATCATTGCCACACCTGACTCGATGTATGGAGCAGTGAAATCTACATATTGCAGCCGTTCGGCTGTTATAGTCAAGTCACCAATGGCAGCATCATAAGTCTTTTGTTGGATTCATTTGGACCACAGGACAAGCATAAGATCTTAatcagaaataaataaatgtaacaaaataaaagaggtgtaagaagaagaagaaaaaaaaaggacagtACTAGTCAAATATTCACTGCCTTCCGGCCCAGTTTCTAGTCATGCATTCCCTGCTCTTGCAAgaggcctctctctctctctcagagatATGGACCTAGCTAATTTCAAATAAGCTGTCAAAAAAGTCTTTCCCTCAAATTACAAgttaaaaatgatatatttttgaattacatGTGAGTAACATTTAGTAGTTTCAGGATTTGTACAAACCAACTTAAGAAGAGTTCCAACTAATGCTTTACTTGTTACAGTTTTGGAGGCCAGTTTGATAGTCTATCTTCTATGTAAGATTAACAAAAATGGGCAATTCAAAGGTTGAAGTAAATTTTcgatcaattttttaaatattctgTTACATAGAATATTAAACGAAAAAGCACATGGGGGAATGCAGTTTTTAAgtaatggtattttttttttttccagaataTGGTAAAATTCTGTAGATAAAACGTGCAAATATAAAACTCAGCAGAATAATTTTAGGCGTTTGTAGTGTATGCAGAGGCTTTTTATTATCAAGCGTTTCTCAAGGAATAAAAGGCAGAGAAGTTGTTACCTTATTGTGGACAAGGTGAACCAGATCATTGTAGGTGCAATTACAGGCCTCCAATTTATAAGGCAAAGGATATCCCAAAAGTTCTCGTGCCTTAAGGAAAATTTGAATGCAGAAACCAGAATAATTGTTCTCATTCAGTTTCACCCCGTAATCAACCTTCACAAAATTCCCAAATGATGCTCTACCTGGAACTCCAATTTTCAATGGCTTTGCATCAGTAGGCATTTCCCAAACTTTCGGACTTTCTTGTAAGTTCCTCTGCAAAATTAAGGGAGCAACCAAAGTATTTGGTTTTCCTATAGAAGGGATCATGGAGAACCCTGAGTCTGGTGTCCAGAACTCTATTTCTTTGTATCTCTTTCCAAGAACGTGTACAATGCTCAAAATTGAAGTGTCTGAGAGCTGGCCTGCTTTAAAATGTATTTTGCCACTAAAACCAGTGAAATTGCTTAATAACATACTGCCTAACAACATCTTTGGACTACCTCTGTTACTTGTCATTCTTTCGATCACTTGTATAACAATTCTAATGCTATCATATGCTCGCAGAGCATAAAAACCAGGGTCGGAGTTGTCTTCCTCTGGATATTCAGTTCTGAAAATTTTCCGAAACTGAGCATGGAAATCATGGTACTCTGAGGTAACTTCTTCAGAATAATGGGTTTTAATTCCAATTGCACCTTCCATAGAGGAAATAACCGAGTTGTTTACAGAGTCCAACAAACTTGTAATACTATTTGGAATTATCCAAGTTGAATCTCTCCTTACAAACCCCATATTCTTAGCTTCCCTGAACAAATGAATCGCCATTTCTAATGATGACTCAAGaacaataaaatttcttaattgtgttttcaGTAACTTAACAAGCTCTTCATGAACAACCCATCCTGGATCAGACATAGAAGAAAATGGTGGAAGGACCAAACGGTACTCAATCTCCGAACCCACATGTTGGAGAGCCTCAGTTAAAAGTGCCAACTTTCCGGAATCACCACCTAATGCTTCATCTTCATAAATCACTACAACCCTTTTCCAATTGTATGCTTGAACAATATTTGCAATGCATTTTATTTGTTCGGAACCATTTTTAGCCATTTGTATCAAGAACGGCCAGCGAAGTTGCATTAGAGGTGGATTGATGGCCGGTGCCGCAAACGAAATAACCGGAACAAGAGCTTGACTTCCAATATCAGCTACTAGAGCTGCTTCTTGCCATGTGTGCATGCCAATAATCACCTTAACCCTATTTTCTCTAATCATCTCTTCTACTACAGCCAAAATTTACATATTCCATCAACATAGATGTTACTGATATTTTTTTGTTAGCAAAAATAGCAAGTGATAGAGACTACTTACCAGCAGAAGTGACTCTAAGGGAGTCCTGGatatagagagagagtttttgaGTCTTTGAACTTGTGTTGTAGGTTTGAGCTGCAATTTCCATcgctattttctcttcttttccaaTACGAGTATTAACATCAATGATTAAACCTACACATGTAACATTGTTGTTGTTGGCTTCAGCTCCATAGGAGTCGAGAAGAAACAACATTAGGACAGAAAAGAGAACCCAAGATCTCCGGACTGTGCCAACCATTATGAATTGGGAAGGCATTTGGAAACACGTGTGGGGCTTTAGTGGCATTGCAGACAACATTATAAATACTGTTTTAGTCTGTTAGAGagattttaatatatgaatgGTCTGGGAGTGGTAGTTTATGGTCAAAAAACACGTTATTTCTATATCAGTGTGAAGTCTTGAATCTTtggctttttcttcttcacattcCTCCCGACTTTGCTAACGAATAATGAAGGAAGGGCCCAGTCGGCTAGCCCATACCATTTAGTAAGAAGACAACATATACAATCAAATCTTGGGAGCTAGTTTACTATCCCAATGAATGGTAAGAAGACATTCAGAATTCAAAACCACAAATATACTACTAGAAGCAGTTGATGTATTGAAGTTCTTTGTTGGAGCTAGTTTTGATTTATTGAGTTTCTAGATTCATTTGTTAGCTAACACTAGAATTCATATTCCTCTGGAGCTTGTCCAGTAGATTTAGTGCTTTGAGTTTTTAATCACTTCAAATTTATCTGATAGAAGCAGCAGTCGGGATTTAGGAATCTTTGCATGCCTATTACTTTGTGTAAGCATGCGTGTGtattttaatgataaataaCTTGCATATAGAGGaatgattttataattttgacaATTTGTAGATTATAAGTTATGGTTGGTTGAACGAGAACTTGAGATGGTACTATTCTGATAAGTTTAATTAACTGTGAAGAGGATGTTATAAATTTAGACCCTTGTAAACTCAGATTGTATAACCTAATAATTAACCAAGTTTTTATTTAGGTTTATTGAATAGATCAAGGTTAAACACACATCAATCATATCATAAACAACGGAAAAGTAAAGAACACAAGTGATAtaatgacctaggaaaactaatgaaaccgtctagtttcaaggtaaaaaatcTAGAGATGATTTAACATAAACAATCCATAAGGCAAAAATTCACTCATAGAatggaagttttacaatagattcaaccctaaatctaatgctACCTCTTGTAGTACTTACTTACGTGATCACACACAGCAACGAATCCACAAACTCTTCTATTTTGTGACTCTTAGATCTCATtcaaaggtttagatcatcaactgTGATTGATCTTGTATGCAACAACTTAAGATTTACCGGTTCTAATAATGTGTAGATGGAATTCCGATAGTGACTTTAAAAGGAGAAGGCATAataccttttagatctcaaaagAGCACCTCCAAAGTCTCTTCAAAACATaccttagggtttcctttaaatacttAGTGAAATAGACCaaaccctaatcacttaatGGGCTTAATAAGCTGTTgggcaaaaattaaaatctgCTGAAACGCATCTAGACCGGTCGAACCATAGTCTCAATCACAAAACATGTAAATACTGATCAAAACGTTTGAAACCCTAATTCACACTAATTACGCGATTAGGCgacaaaatattgaaatttaccaaaaatgacaaaatttagttaaatgTAGAATCATAAACTACTGACTTTAAAAGTCGTCCCAAAACAAATAAGACCTTATTCTCACTTTTGAGCAAAAAGTTAGTAAGGAAACAAAAATGACTATAAATGACAAAATCGTAGTTTTCGGGGCTTAAATGAAGGAATTCGCCATTTTTAAGAGTATCTTGTGGCAAAACGACGACTATTGCTTAGAAGGTCGTTTCGCTTCAATTTGCCAAATTTCATGCGATTCTAACTCCGAGGCCCTTGATTTGTACTAGTGTCTTTTTACCTTGTGCGTTGATTTCAAGCATGCATGAGAGTTCATGAAGGCCATGGCGCTATGTTCTACATCATTTTTTGAGTCTTTGAACTTGTGTTGTAGTTTTGAGCTGCAATTTCCATTActattctctcttcttttccaaTACGAGCATCAGCATCAATGATTAAACCTACTCGTGTAACGTTAATGTTTTTGGCTTCAGTTCCATGGtagaaaatgagaagaaaaaagattagaACAGGATACAGAAACCAAGATCTTGGAACCGCGCTAACTGTCATGACTGGGAGCAGCATTTGGCAATTTGTATCGATGTGTGGAAATTGGAATATATTGGGACAATATACAATATATGGTGGAAAAGCAttacaaaaagtcaaaaagtgTTTGGATCGATCGGAAGATCCTAATATATGGACCATCTTAGATGCGTGAACTTAAAATACTCTTTATTTCTAGATGTCTTGGTGTGGAATCTTGCGTCTTTGATTTTGCTTTCTATAAAGTTGATTTTAGCAAACTTAGGGGGAGATGTAGACCTGGTAAACTGGTCAAGGAAATCGGGTATGGGTTTGATTTCGCGAAGTTTGGGTCAGAAATGAGTTTTCCTAAACCGGTTATAAAACTTATGATATGAGTCAGTCATATGACTAACATCTGTTTTTCtcatgacaaaaatgaaaataaaaaaatagacaagaaaTTTGGTAATATTGTgcttattttctttcaatacAATTAAAagagcaaagaaagaaaaatacttgaaaacaaaagttaaataatacataaaatttaaagtttatgTAGTCCAAGGTCCACTAAATTGGAGTTTTCAAGTTTCGACCTCGTGAAAAAAGATGAGTGACTGtatgaagaaagaaaggaaattagtaaaaaagaaaaggggggggggggggggggaacctACAGGAAAAAGGGCCAACCCAACCTGACCTGTCAATTTAAAGGGTTAGGTTTGTATTATCTTATTGTTTAATGGGTCCAAAAATCTCTGCCTATGCCtgcatttttctttcaagttcAGACAAATTTTCACCCAATTTTGTCAAGTCTAGACAGATGAATAAGAAGTATAACATTTTTCTGAATTAAAACATGCTTAGATTCTTCTGGGAGCTTTGAGAGTGACATCTTTGAAAGTCAATAATTAGTGGGAATGGGGAATGAGAAATGTAGAGTTCCCTGTAATTCCATCACTGTCTTGGTGGTTTAGGAAAAGTCTACTAATTTGTTTTGAGAACAAAATTCTACATATTAGTGACGGAATATTGCAATAATTA contains:
- the LOC126728253 gene encoding glutamate receptor 2.9-like; amino-acid sequence: MVGTVRRSWVLFSVLMLFLLDSYGAEANNNNVTCVGLIIDVNTRIGKEEKIAMEIAAQTYNTSSKTQKLSLYIQDSLRVTSAVEEMIRENRVKVIIGMHTWQEAALVADIGSQALVPVISFAAPAINPPLMQLRWPFLIQMAKNGSEQIKCIANIVQAYNWKRVVVIYEDEALGGDSGKLALLTEALQHVGSEIEYRLVLPPFSSMSDPGWVVHEELVKLLKTQLRNFIVLESSLEMAIHLFREAKNMGFVRRDSTWIIPNSITSLLDSVNNSVISSMEGAIGIKTHYSEEVTSEYHDFHAQFRKIFRTEYPEEDNSDPGFYALRAYDSIRIVIQVIERMTSNRGSPKMLLGSMLLSNFTGFSGKIHFKAGQLSDTSILSIVHVLGKRYKEIEFWTPDSGFSMIPSIGKPNTLVAPLILQRNLQESPKVWEMPTDAKPLKIGVPGRASFGNFVKVDYGVKLNENNYSGFCIQIFLKARELLGYPLPYKLEACNCTYNDLVHLVHNKTYDAAIGDLTITAERLQYVDFTAPYIESGVAMIAPAKPVGSAFTFTKPFTWDMWLVTSAILTYTVLIVWLLEHQSNPEFSGSWRNQISAALWFTFSSLFFAHRENIHNNLTRLVMGVWLFVVLILTSSYTASLSSMLTVQKLEPNYMELLKKNNLPVCCINLSVKKYLVNVFEFKEQNIKIIDIKHSKLFKQEKIFAVFLEFPYEEIFLNKNCKDYTSTRLHTHGFGGLGFVSIN